The Zonotrichia albicollis isolate bZonAlb1 chromosome 6, bZonAlb1.hap1, whole genome shotgun sequence genome window below encodes:
- the HECTD1 gene encoding E3 ubiquitin-protein ligase HECTD1 isoform X14, with protein sequence MADVDPDTLLEWLQMGQGDERDMQLIALEQLCMLLLMSDNVDRCFETCPPRTFLPALCKIFLDESAPDNVLEVTARAITYYLDVSAECTRRIVGVDGAIKALCNRLVVVELNNRTSRDLAEQCVKVLELICTRESGAVFEAGGLNCVLTFIRDSGHLVHKDTLHSAMAVVSRLCGKMEPQDSSLEICVESLSSLLKHEDHQVSDGALRCFASLADRFTRRGVDPAPLAKHGLTEELLSRMAAAGGTASGPSSACKPGRSSTGAPSTAADSKLSNQVSTIVSLLSTLCRGSPVVTHDLLRSELPDSIESALQGDERCVLDTMRLVDLLLVLLFEGRKALPKSSAGSTGRIPGLRRLDSSGERSHRQLIDCIRSKDTDALIDAIDTGAFEVNFMDDVGQTLLNWASAFGTQEMVEFLCERGADVNRGQRSSSLHYAACFGRPQVAKTLLRHGANPDLRDEDGKTPLDKARERGHSEVVAILQSPGDWMCPVNKGDEKKKKDANKDEEECNEPKGDPEMAPIYLKRLLPVFAQTFQQTMLPSIRKASLALIRKMIHFCSEALLKEVCDSDAGHNLPTILVEITATVLDQEDDDDGHLLALQIIRDLVDKGGDLFLDQLARLGVISKVSTLAGPSSDDENEEESKPEKEDEPQEDAKELQQGKPYHWRDWSIIRGRDCLYIWSDAAALELSNGSNGWFRFILDGKLATMYSSGSPEGGSDSSESRSEFLEKLQRARSQVKPSTTSQPILSTPGPTKLTVGNWSLTCLKEGEIAIHNSDGQQATILKEDLPGFVFESNRGTKHSFTAETSLGSEFVTGWTGKRGRKLKSKLEKTKQKVRTMARDLYDDHFKAVESMPRGVVVTLRNIATQLESAWELHANRQCIEGENTWRDLMKTALENLIVLLKDENTISPYEMCSSGLVQSLLTVLNNNVDLDVKQDCSQLVERINVFKTAFSENEDDESRPAVALIRKLIAVLESIERLPLHLYDTPGSTYNLQILTRRLRFRLERASGETSLIDRTGRMLKMEPLATVESLEQYLLKMVAKQWYDFDRASFVFVRKLREGQTFVFRHQHDFDENGIIYWIGTNAKTAYEWVNPAAYGLVVVTSSEGRNLPYGRLEDILSRDSSALNCHTNDDKNAWFAIDLGLWVIPSAYTLRHARGYGRSALRNWVFQVSKDGQNWTTLYTHVDDCSLNEPGSTATWPLDPPKDEKQGWRHVRIKQMGKNASGQTHYLSLSGFELYGTVNGVCEDQLGKAAKEAEANLRRQRRLVRSQVLKYMVPGARVIRGIDWKWRDQDGSPQGEGTVTGELHNGTTQSWSSLVKNNCPDKTTAAAGSSSRKGSSSSVCSVASSSDISLGSTKMERRSESVLEQNIVSGPDVHEPIVVLSSADSVPQADIGSSSSASTSTLTADMGNENAERKLGPDNSIRAPGESSAISMGIVSVSSPDVSSVSELTNKEAASQRPLSSSASNRLSVSSLLAAGAPMSSSASVPNLSSRETSSLESFVRRVANIARTNATNNMNLSRSSSDNNTNTLGRNVVSNATSPLMGAQSFPNLTTTGTTSTVTMSTSSVTSSSNVATATTVLSVGQSLSNTLTTSLTSTSSESDTGQEAEYSLYDFLDSCRASTLLAELDDDEDLPEPDEEDDENEDDNQEDQEYEEVMEEEEYETKGGRRRTWDDDYVLKRQFSALVPAFDPRPGRTNVQQTTDLEIPPPGTPHSELLEEVECMPSPRLALTLKVSGLGTTREVELPLTNFRSTIFYYVQKLLQLSCNGSVKSDKLRRIWEPTYTIMYREMKDSDKEKESGKMDFCEHGSKSGLSQGAISTLQNSDILSLAKEQPQAKAGSGQNSCGVEDVLQLLRILYIVASDPYTTRTSQEEGDEHPQFNFPPDEFTSKKITTKILQQIEEPLALASGALPDWCEQLTSKCPFLIPFETRQLYFTCTAFGASRAIVWLQNRREATVERTRTTSTVRRDDPGEFRVGRLKHERVKVPRGESLMEWAENVMQIHADRKSVLEVEFLGEEGTGLGPTLEFYALVAAEFQRTDLGAWLCDDDFPDDESRQVDIGGGLKPPGYYVQRSCGLFTAPFPQDSDELERITKLFHFLGIFLAKCIQDNRLVDLPISKPFFKLMCMGDIKSNMSKLIYESRGDRDLHCTESQSEASTEEGHDSLSVGSLEEDSKSEFILDPPKPKPPAWFNGILTWEDFELVNPHRARFLKEIKDLAIKRRQILSNKNLSEDEKNTKLQELMLKNPSGSGPPLSIEDLGLNFQFCPSSKVYGFTAVDLKPGGEDETVTMDNAEEYVDLMFDFCMHTGIQKQMEAFRDGFNRVFPMEKLSSFSHEEVQMILCGNQSPSWAAEDIINYTEPKLGYTRDSPGFLRFVRVLCGMSSDERKAFLQFTTGCSTLPPGGLANLHPRLTVVRKVDATDASYPSVNTCVHYLKLPEYSSEEIMRERLLAATMEKGFHLN encoded by the exons ATGCCCTCCTCGAACTTTTTTGCCAGCACTGTGCAAAATTTTTCTTGATGAAAGTGCTCCAGACAATGTACTGGAAGTAACAGCTCGTGCCATAACTTATTACCTGGATGTGTCGGCTGAGTGCACCCGTAGGATTGTGGGAGTGGATGGAGCTATCAAAGCACTTTGTAATCGTTTAGTAGTTGTTGAACTTAACAACAGAACCAGCAGAGATTTGGCAGAGCAATGTGTGAAG GTGTTAGAATTAATCTGCACCCGTGAGTCAGGAGCTGTGTTTGAAGCTGGAGGGCTGAACTGTGTTCTGACATTCATTCGTGACAGTGGACACCTTGTTCATAAAGATACTTTGCATTCAGCTATGGCTGTAGTATCCAGACTCTGTGGCAAAATGGAGCCTCAGGATTCTTCATTAGAGATCTGTGTGGAATCACTGTCTAGTTTATTAAAACATGAAGACCATCAG GTTTCAGATGGAGCTTTGAGATGCTTTGCTTCATTAGCTGACAGATTCACAAGGCGTGGAGTTGACCCAGCCCCATTAGCTAAACATGGATTAACTGAGGAGTTGTTATCTCGCATGGCAGCTGCTGGTGGGACAGCCTCAGGACCATCTTCAGCTTGCAAACCTGGACGGAGTAGCACTGGAGCACCATCTACAGCTGCAGACTCTAAATTAAGTAATCAGGTGTCAACTATTGTAAGCCTGTTGTCAACCCTGTGTAGAGGCTCTCCAGTAGTAACACAT GATCTCCTAAGATCTGAGCTTCCAGATTCAATAGAAAGTGCGTTGCAGGGTGACGAGCGATGTGTGCTGGATACCATGCGGTTAGTAGATCTTCTTTTGGTGCTACTGTTCGAAGGCAGAAAAGCCCTGCCAAAATCCAGTGCTGGATCTACAGGCAGAATCCCAGGATTGAGGAGACTGGATAGTTCTGGGGAACGTTCTCATCGGCAACTGATAGATTGCATCCGCAGTAAGGATACTGATGCACTGATAGATGCAATTGACACAGGAG CTTTTGAAGTAAATTTTATGGATGATGTAGGACAAACTCTTTTAAACTGGGCCTCAGCTTTTGGAACTCAGGAAATG GTAGAATTCCTCTGTGAAAGGGGTGCTGATGTTAACAGAGGTCAGAGGTCATCCTCATTACATTATGCAGCATGTTTTGGAAGACCTCAGGTAGCAAAG ACTCTCTTACGACATGGTGCAAATCCTGATTTGAGAGATGAAGATGGGAAAACTCCTCTGGACAAAGCTCGGGAAAGGGGGCACAGTGAAGTAGTAGCTATTCTTCAGTCTCCAG ggGATTGGATGTGTCCTGTCAACAAAGGGgatgagaagaaaaagaaagatgcaaACAAGGATGAGGAAGAATGCAATGAACCCAAAGGAGATCCAGAAATGGCACCCATATACTTGAAAAGACTATTGCCTGTGTTTGCACAAACATTTCAACAAACTATGTTGCCTTCAATAAG GAAAGCAAGTCTTGCACTCATTAGAAAAATGATACATTTTTGTTCTGAGGCGCTCCTGAAAGAGGTTTGTGACTCTGATGCTGGCCACAACCTGCCCACAATACTGGTTGAGATAACAGCTACAGTGCTTGATCAAGAG gatgatgatgatggccATTTGTTAGCCTTGCAAATCATAAGGGATTTAGTGGATAAAGGTGGTGATCTTTTTCTAGACCAACTGGCTAGACTTGGCGTAATTAGTAAAGTGTCAACTTTGGCGGGACCATCATCTGATGATGAAAATGAAGAGGAGTCCAAACCTGAGAAG GAGGATGAACCACAAGAGGATGCTAAAGAACTGCAGCAGGGTAAACCATACCACTGGAGAGACTGGTCAATCATTAGGGGAAGGGACTGCCTGTATATCTGGAGTgatgctgcagccctggagctatCTAATGGTAGTAATGGATGGTTCAGATTTATCTTGGATGGAAAGCTGGCCACAATGTATTCCAGTGGGAGCCCTGAAGGAGGATCTGACAGCTCAG aaagTAGGAGTGAGTTCCTTGAGAAGTTGCAGAGGGCTCGAAGCCAAGTAAAACCATCTACCACAAGCCAGCCAATTTTATCAACACCAGGGCCAACTAAACTTACTGTAGGAAACTGGTCACTGACCTGTTTAAAAGAAGGAGAAATTGCTATTCACAATTCTGATGGTCAGCAAGCTACAATACTGAAAGAAGACCTGCCAGGCTTTGTGTTTGAATCCAACAGAGGAACAAAGCATTCGTTTACAGCTGAAACTTCCTTGG GGTCAGAATTTGTGACTGGCTGGACAGgtaaaagaggaagaaaactgAAATCTAAACTGGAGAAGACAAAACAAAAG GTGCGCACTATGGCAAGGGATTTGTATGATGATCATTTTAAAGCTGTTGAAAGTATGCCTCGAGGAGTAGTTGTAACACTGAGGAACATAGCAACACAGTTAGAGTCTGCATGGGAACTTCATGCAAACAGGCAG TGCATTGAGGGGGAAAATACGTGGAGAGATTTAATGAAGACTGCTCTGGAAAACTTAATTGTACTGTTGAAGGATGAGAATACTATTTCTCCATATGAAATGTGCAGTAGTGGCTTAGTTCAATCTCTGCTGACAGTTTTAAACAAT aaTGTTGATTTGGATGTGAAACAAGACTGTAGTCAACTGGTAGAGAGGATAAACGTTTTCAAAACAGCATTCAGCGAAAATGAGGATGATGAAAG TCGCCCAGCAGTTGCATTAATTCGGAAGTTGATAGCAGTGTTAGAATCCATTGAACGGCTACCTCTCCACTTGTATGATACACCAGGATCCACGTACAATCTTCAG ATCCTGACAAGGCGCTTGAGGTTTCGTTTGGAACGTGCCTCGGGGGAGACGTCTTTGATAGATCGAACTGGGAGAATGCTCAAGATGGAGCCACTGGCAACTGTTGAATCTCTAGAACAGTATCTCCTGAAAATG GTAGCAAAGCAGTGGTACGACTTTGATAGGGCTTCATTTGTTTTTGTACGAAAACTACGAGAAGGTCAGACATTTGTGTTCAGGCATCAACATGATTTTGatgaaaatggaattatttaCTGGATTGGAACAAATGCAAA AACTGCATATGAATGGGTAAATCCAGCAGCCTATGGATTAGTAGTGGTTACATCCTCAGAAGGAAGAAATCTGCCTTATGGTCGTTTAGAAGACATCCTGAGCCGTGACAGCTCAGCTCTCAATTGTCACACAAATGATGATAAGAATGCTTGGTTTGCCATAGACCTTGGCCTTTGGGTCATTCCATCAGCCTACACATTACGCCATGCTCGAGGTTATGGACgatctgctctcagaaattggGTTTTCCAGGTATCTAAGGATGGACAGAACTGGACTACTTTGTATACTCACGTTGATGACTGTAGTCTCAATGAACCAGG GTCTACAGCAACATGGCCTTTAGATCCTCCAAAAGATGAGAAACAAGGTTGGAGACATGTTAGAATAAAACAGATGGGAAAGAATGCCAGTGGGCAAACACACTACCTCTCCTTGTCTGGATTTGAACTTTATGGCACTGTGAATGGAGTATGTGAAGATCAGCTgg GAAAAGCTGCCAAAGAAGCTGAGGCAAATCTGAGAAGGCAGCGACGTCTGGTCCGTTCTCAGGTGTTGAAATACATGGTTCCAGGAGCTCGTGTAATCAGAGGAATTGATTGGAAATGGAGAGATCAGGATGGAAGCCCACAGGGGGAAGGCACTGTTACAGGAGAACTGCATAATG GCACAACGCAGTCATGGAGCAGCTTGGTGAAAAACAACTGTCCAGACAAGAcgactgctgctgcaggctcctcAAGTAGAAAAGGAAGCAGCAGTTCTGTGTGTAGCGTGGCAAGTAGCAGCGACATCAGCTTGGGTTCGACCAAAATGGAGCGGAGATCAGAAAGTGTATTGGAACAAAATATAGTTTCAGGCCCTGACGTCCATGAACCAATTGTTGTTCTGTCTTCTGCTGACAGTGTGCCTCAGGCTGACATAGGGTCATCTTCCAGTGCGAGCACCAGCACCTTAACAGCGGACATGGGAAACGAAAATGCAGAGAGGAAGTTAGGTCCTGATAACTCAATACGTGCTCCTGGGGAGTCCAGTGCTATATCCATGGGAATTGTTAGTGTAAGCTCTCCTGATGTGAGTTCAGTCTCTGAACTGACTAATAAAGAAGCAGCTTCCCAACGACCCCTGAGCTCTTCAGCAAGTAACAGACTCTCAGTCAGTTCTTTGTTGGCTGCTGGGGCACCCATGAGCTCCAGTGCGAGTGTTCCGAACTTATCATCTCGAGAAACTTCCAGCCTGGAGTCCTTTGTACGCAGAGTGGCAAACATAGCGCGTACCAATGCCACAAACAACATGAACTTAAGCCGGAGTAGCAGTGATAACAATACTAATACTTTGGGAAGAAATGTTGTGAGTAATGCAA CTTCTCCTCTTATGGGTGCCCAAAGTTTTCCTAATCTGACTACAACTGGTACCACATCAACAGTGACCATGTCTACATCCAGTGTTACTAGCAGCAGCAATGTAGCTACAGCAACTACAGTTTTATCTGTTGGTCAGTCGCTTAGTAATACTCTAACTACTAGCCTAACATCAACATCTAGTGAGAGCGAtacagggcaggaggcagaatATTCTTTATATG ATTTTCTTGATAGCTGCCGAGCTAGTACTCTGTTGGCAGAGTTAGATGATGATGAGGATCTACCTGAGCCAGATGAAGAAGATGATGAAAATGAAGATGATAACCAAGAAGATCAAGAATATGAAGAAGTTATG GAGGAAGAGGAGTATGAAACCAAAGGAGGCCGTAGGAGAACATGGGATGATGACTATGTGTTGAAACGACAGTTTTCTGCATTGGTTCCTGCTTTTGACCCAAGACCGGGTCGTACTAATGTGCAACAGACAACTGACCTAGAAATCCCTCCACCAG GTACGCCTCATTCAGAACTCTTGGAAGAGGTTGAGTGCATGCCTTCACCACGTTTAGCACTTACCTTGAAAGTTTCGGGTCTTGGAACAACTCGAGAAGTAGAACTGCCCCTAACAAACTTTCGATCCACCATCTTTTACTATGTACAGAAATTGTTACAGCTTTCCTGTAATGGCAGTGTGAAATCCGACAAACTTAGACGGATTTGGGAGCCAACATACAC AATCATGTACAGAGAAATGAAGGATTCTgataaagagaaagaaagtgGAAAAATG GACTTTTGTGAACATGGATCAAAATCTGGATTGAGTCAAGGGGCCATTTCTACTCTTCAAAATTCTGATATCCTTAGTTTGGCCAAGGAGCAaccccaggccaaagctggcaGTGGACAGAACTCCTGTGGAGTGGAAGATGTTCTGCAGTTACTTAGAATTTTGTATATAGTTGCCAGTGACCCTTACACAACACGGACTTCTCAAGAAG AAGGAGATGAGCATCCTCAGTTTAACTTTCCACCAGATGAATTCACAAGTAAAAAAATTACTACAAAGATTCTGCAACAGATTGAG GAACCATTGGCACTAGCAAGTGGAGCTTTGCCAGATTGGTGTGAGCAACTAACAAGCAAGTGTCCTTTCTTAATTCCATTTGAAACGAGACAGTTGTACTTCACATGTACAGCATTTGGAGCatcaag AGCAATTGTATGGCTGCAGAACAGACGTGAAGCCACTGTGGAGCGGACAAGGACCACGAGCACAGTGCGCCGGGATGATCCAGGGGAATTCAGAGTTGGACGCCTCAAACATGAAAGAGTGAAAGTTCCGCGAGGTGAATCCTTGATGGAGTGGGCAGAAAATGTCATGCAGATTCATGCAGACAGAAAATCTGTTCTAGAG GTTGAGTTTTTAGGGGAGGAAGGAACAGGCCTGGGTCCTACCTTGGAATTTTATGCATTGGTGGCAGCAGAATTTCAGAGGACAGATTTGGGAGCTTGGCTTTGTGATGATGATTTTCCAGATGATGAGTCCCGACAG GTTGATATCGGTGGTGGACTGAAACCACCTGGCTACTATGTACAGAGATCATGTGGACTGTTTACAGCACCATTCCCACAAGATAGTGATGAACTTGAAAGAATAACCAAACTCTTTCATTTCCTTGGAATTTTCTTGGCTAAATGCATTCAGGACAATAGACTTGTGGATTTACCCATTTCTAagcctttttttaaactcatgTGTATGGGGGACATTAAAAGTAACATGAGCAAGTTGATATATGAATCGCGGGGTGACAGAGACTTGCACTGTACTGAAAGTCAGTCAGAGGCTTCCACAGAAGAAGGACATGATTCCTTGTCAGTAGGAAGTCTGGAAGAAGACTCCAAATCAGAATTTATTCTTGATCCACCAAAACCTAAGCCTCCTGCCTGGTTTAATGGAATTTTGACATGGGAAGACTTTGAATTAGTAAACCCACATAGAGCTAGGTTTCTAAAAGAAATTAAGGACCTTGCAATTAAAAGACGTCAAATTCTAAGCAACAAAAATCTGTCAGAAGATGAAAAGAACACCAAACTACAGGAATTAATGCTGAAGAATCCGTCAGGTTCAGGGCCTCCTCTTAGCATAGAGGACTTGGG tttaaattttcagttttgCCCTTCGTCCAAAGTATATGGGTTTACGGCTGTGGATCTCAAACCAGGTGGTGAAGATGAG ACTGTAACAATGGATAATGCAGAGGAGTATGTAGATCTCATGTTTGACTTCTGCATGCATACTGGTATACAGAAACAAATGGAGGCCTTCAGAG ATGGCTTCAATAGAGTCTTTCCAATGGAGAAGCTGAGTTCCTTCAGCCATGAAGAGGTTCAGATGATTCTGTGTGGAAATCAATCACCTTCTTGGGCAGCTGAGGATATCATCAATTACACCGAACCCAAACTGGGATATACAAGAGATAG CCCTGGATTCCTTCGATTTGTGAGAGTCTTGTGTGGAATGTCCTCAGATGAGAGGAAGGCTTTCCTGCAGTTCACCACGGGTTGTTCGACGCTCCCACCCGGGGGGCTGGCAAACCTCCACCCCCGGCTCACTGTTGTGCGCAAG GTTGATGCTACAGATGCAAGTTACCCATCTGTGAATACATGTGTGCATTACCTGAAGTTGCCTGAGTATTCTTCCGAGGAGATTATGAGGGAGCGTCTGCTAGCTGCTACCATGGAGAAAGGCTTCCATCTCAACTGA